Proteins from a single region of Cryptococcus neoformans var. neoformans JEC21 chromosome 6 sequence:
- a CDS encoding tRNA-Lys, with translation MGSQSSKPPYEPAPLDSKAPTPVQKPQPIPPKKRKKAKPRNYDKELYILASYRPPSYSPPESTLTKPMGWENTNLLPSERLRRQLEEMEGEIMAKRRMKEYQARIGPGNGRQKAVRKEERAKKRDDNNELPGYDVAITKQT, from the exons ATGGGAAGCCAGTCGTCTAAACCACCATACGA ACCCGCACCGCTAGACTCCAAAGCTCCAACCCCAGTCCAGAAACCACAGCCCATACcaccgaagaagaggaaaaaggcCAAACCTCGCAACTACGACAAAGAGTTGTACATTCTCGCTTCTTATCGTCCCCCATCGTACTCGCCTCCCGAAAGCACGTTGACGAAACCAATGGGTTGGGAGAACACTAACTTACTGCCCAGCGAGAGGCTGAGGAGACAGTTagaggaaatggaagggGAAATTATGGCCAAGCGGAGAATGAAAGAGTACCAAGCCAGAATCGGCCCTGGCAATGGAAGACAGAAAGCAGtgcgaaaagaagagagagccaagaagagagatgataATAATGAGCTTCCTGGATATGACGTTGCGATTACCA AACAAACTTGA